In Candidatus Accumulibacter cognatus, the genomic window CGCCGAAACGCAGCACGCAGGCGTTGAACGCCGTACCCGGTGCGCCGCTGCCGCGCGCTAGGTCGGCGAAGATTCGCGCTTCGGCGGGCCGGCCCGCGTTCAGGTGTTGCATGGCCTGCGCCTTCTGTTCCGCGCGCGAGTAGAAGGCGAGCATGAAGTCGAGGATGGTGGCGAGCGGCGTTTTCAGCGCGAGCTGGTAACCCTGGCGCAGGCGGTAGAAATGCACGAACACGCGGTCGGTGACGCGGTACAGCGTTTCACGGCCGTCCAGCGCGGGCAGGCCGCGAATGATGTCGGCGCGCTGCAAGCCCTGCATCACCCGGGCGATGTCGGATCCCCCCCGCGCCGACGCGCTGGGCCAGTTCGGTCTGCGACGCCGGCTCGCCGCCCCGGACGAGCGCGTCGAGCAAGCCCTGGGCCAGGCCGGGCAAGTCGTCGATGCGGCGCCGGTAGTAGTCGGCCAGCTTGTCGGCCAGCGCGTTCATGGTGCCGGCCACCGACAGCGCATCCTGCGTTTCCAGCACGTCGGCGAGCAGTTGCGCCAGGCGCGGGTTGCCGCCGATGAAGTCGGCCTCGGCGCGCGCCTTGGCCTCCGCCGCCGCGTCGAGCGGCACCACCTCCTCGGCCTTGCGGTCACGGTTGAGGTAGCGGTTGAAGTAGACGATGCAGGTTCCTGCTCGGGGTCGGGCCACTGGAACATGGCCCCCGACCAGCTTTGATCCTGGCCGGTGCGCAGGTCGGCGATCCGCTGGGCGATATAGGCCGGCAGCGCGTGCGGATTGCGCGTCAGGTTATGCTGCTCCTCTGGCAGGAGCACGAAGGGGATCGGCATGCCCCGCGCGGCGGCGAGCTGCGCGGTCTCGATCTGCACCAGACGCACCACGAAGGACTTGCCGAAACCGCGCGGGCCGTAAATCACGACGTGCTGCAAGGCGCCGGGCGCGGTGGCGAGACTGCGCCGAACGGCGTCCATCACCCGGCCCGTTTCCTTCTCGCGACCCGTGGCGAGCATCCGGATGGCCTCGTCGCTCATCCGATGGGTCATGAAAGTCTGCACGAGCGGGGATGCAGGCGAGTCCATCATGCCAGTCGCGACCGTTTCCACCACAGCCTGGCCAGACGCGAGGCGGGCCGCCAGGTCCGGTTGGCGTCGGCGTCTTCGCTGAAGTGGATGAAGCCGTCTTCGACCAGCATGTCCAGAAATCCGGCGAGACCGATACGGGAGTAGCCCTCGGCCAGTTCGAGGTCGTCCAGCGGGGTTCAGTCCGCCGCCTCCATGATCCGTTTCAGGACCGGAACCACCAGCTTTCACTGACCATCCTTGTCGATCTCGCCGTAGAACTTGAATCGCTTGTTGAACTGGTTATAGAAATCGTCGTGCAGAACCGGGCGCACGTAGTGGGCAAACATCCCGGCGAAGTCTCCTGGTGGCGGCGGCGACTGGATGCCGATCTCCAGCAGGCCCTTGACCAGAAAACTCGGATAGAGCACGCCACATTCCTCGATGAATTTGCCCGTGTGCTCGTCTCTCCAGCGGCCTTGCGACAGTTTTTCCGCCGCCTGGCGGATGAACTCCCGCGCTTCGTCGTCGCTGAGTTCGGGTACGTCGAAGGGCTGCGAGTCATTGAGATGGTCGCCGGTGAGCTGATAGCGGCGCGACAGGGCGGTGACGCCGATCGAGCCGGTCAGCAGCATCTTCATGCCGGCAGCGCGCCATTCGCGCATGGCGGCGAGCAGTTGATCGATTTCGTCCCGCCCTTCCGGGGTTCGTTCCAGAATGTTCTTCAAAAACAGCGAAAATTCGTCGATGACCAGCAGCGGCGGTACCGAGCTGGCGCCCAAGGCCTTGCGGATACCGTTGTACGCCTCCCGCCAATACGCCGATACCAGCGCTTCGCCGGTCCTGGTGCCACTCGCCAACGCCTCCAGCGCGTTTCGGACCGGGCTGTCCTTGGCGATGAAACCGAGAACGCGGGTTTTCAGGTCCGACTCCCTGGGCAGCGCGCCGAACAGGTAGCCGAGCAAATCCTGGATCGATTGCAGGCCCTGGGCATCGAAAAACGCCACGGGTTTCCCCGCCTGTTCCATCTGCTCGATCAACATTGCAACCGTACTATACGAAAGAAAAGATATCTGCGAGTCCGCATACCAACGCATGGTACCCGCTGGTGCCGACTCCACCCGCTCTTGAGGCAGGGGCGCCAACTGCGGCACACGCTGGCTATGGATCGCCTTGCGCAGCGTCGAATCCTTGACGCCCTGTATCACTTCGGCCGCCTGCTTCTGGTGGTCAGCAACAGCACCTGACGATCGCCAGCGCGCTGTCGCAGGTGTTGCTCGACGAGTTCCCGATCGCCATCGATCCGGTCACCACGATGCGCATTGAGGACGTTCTCAAGGAGTTGCCGAGATTGCAGGCCCGACTCGCCGGTGAAGGAGGGCGTGTGCATGCGGATGGGCAGGGTGGTCGAACATTCGAGGATCGACGAGTTGTTCGTTACACCTACCCACCAAGAAACCGCGGACTACGTCGAAGGGGGTAACGGATAGACGATCGTATTCGAAGGCAACGAGCAGGGGGGCGTCAGCCGCGCGTCGCTTTGGGAAATGGCGATCAAATTGTCGCTGGGCCGCCTGCGCGTGGACCTGAACAAGGTCGTCGAGACCATCGAGGCACAGGGTTTTCAGTGGCTGGACATCACCAACGTGCATCTGCTCGCGGTCGCCGCACTCCCGCTTGATGACGAGCACCGAGACCCCTTCGACCGGCGGCTGGTCGCACAAAGCCTCGGTGAGCCGCTCATTCTGCTGACCGCGGACGCCAGGCTCGCGAAATACCGGGCGACGCTCAGGGTCCTGGGCTGACCGGGAGCCTGTGGTGATCCTCGGTGGCAGCACCGCCTGGCCGGAGTCGCCACGCCGAGGAGATGCGACGATCATCGCTGCTCGGCGTGGACGGCTCCCCGCCGGAACCCCGGCACCCGTCGAGGCCACGGCGGCGTGCGCGACTTAATGCCGACGGTTGCGCGCGTGCTGCCTGTTCCTCGTCAGGTGCTGCAGGATGCCCAGCAGCGCCGCGCTGGTGAGGCCGAGCATCAGGATGCCATTGAGTGCCTCGAGCGGACCAAGAAGCTTCCGGTCGGTACTCATGACCACGTCGCCATAGCCGAGCGAGGTGAAATTGACTCCCGAATGGTAGACGGCCTGATGGAAATCGGTGAACTCTCCGAGCCAGAAGAACAGGCTGCCCCACAGCATGATCTGCAGGAAATTGCCCAGCATCATGATCACCATGGCCATCAACAGCGTGCGGATTCCCGCCAGCAGTGTCATGCCGGATTCGGCTTCGTCCGTCCGTCGCACCGCGTAGCGGACGCTCCAGAGGGCAAATGTGATCTGCAGGATCAGACACCCCATCATGATCAGCAAGCCGATCGCCAGATTGATTAGGATCATGCCGCTTCCTTCCATCAGCCGTTGTGAAAAAAGTCAAGCAAACCGAGGCGCATCGCTTTGTGGTCTTGCCAAAGCGCTGGATCGTCGAACATACTGTTGCATGACTCGGCTGGTCCAGATTGAAGCAAGACGAGCCGTCATCGCCTGTCATGGGACGACTCGTGCCTTGGGCCATCCGCCCGGCCTGAATGGCCGGGCGGATGGCCCAAGGCACGGTGCGGGGGGCGGGATTCTGATGACTTTTCAGGAGTTCCCGGGGCCAAATTCGAGATTGACGCTGCTTGATGAAGGCTCATATACTCTTGTCGGTGCCGTTGGATTTCCTATCTTCTTATGGCCGCCCGCCACCCTCTTTTCCAACCGCCAGCGCGGAACATCATGACACAGCGGGGGGTTTCAAGAGGCTCTTTTTTGAGGAAATTTAGACTGATGGAACCGAATCGAGACCAAGCAAAGGAGCGGCCGACGGACCAATTGGAACCGTTCGATCCACAGAAGCATTGGGACGCCGATAGCACGCCGCCTGTCTTTGCCGCGATTAGCCGCGAGCTCGGTGAGCTGCTTCCCGGAATCGGTGCCAGGACTCCAGAGATTGAGGCGGCGATCGTGCTGGCCTCGCTTATGCACGACGTCGCCTACTATTACGGAGGAAGCCGCTCAGAAAAGAAGGCTGCTGACGAACTGTTCAGCAAACAGATTCCGTTTTTCGCTTCGTTGCTGAACCAAGAAACGGTTCAGGAGGCAAAAGTCACCGCCTTCGTCGACAAGCTCGCTGTCACGATCGGCGGCGGGCCTCCTTTCCAAAAGGATTATTCGTGGAGTTTTGGCTTTGAGAAGGCGCAACGCGGCTATACCGAACTCGACCCCACTGAGGCCATGAAGATTCGTTGCCGTGCGCAATACGTCTTTGTCAAGGTTGTCCGAAAAATTGCGGTCCAGAAGTTCGAGTTGTCCGATGTTCTAAGGAAGAAGCTGGCGGCTGCCGGGTCCGGATACCGAGAGGAACTCAAGGACGCGGTCGTGCGACTGGCGAAGGAACTTACCCGCTTGGAATTCCGAGGGGTGCCTGGTTTGAGCGGTGAGGGAAAGGCAGGGTTACGCCCTACAGACGAAGTAATGCCGCCGCGATGAACAGGGTTTTGGCACTCCGAAAGCATATGTTAAAGATAGATCAACCATATGATTTGTTGTGACTTATTACATCCTTTTCACTTTTATCGATAGGAGATACGGCATGACAGACGTCAGGGTTCACACATGGATCACCGAGAATTCTCGCTCAGGATTTCCCGAGATTGACAATCCTGGCCTGCTGGGAGCCCTGAGCAATCGTCCATCATTCGGCATTGCGTTCTCGGGTGGCGGCACGCGGTCGGCAGCAGCCACCCTCGGCCAGATCCGCGCCCTTTGCAAACTCGGGTGGGTCGATCAGGCACGCTACATGTCTGCGAACTCGGGTGGTACCTGGACCTCCGTGCCCTTCGTATACTTGCCCCCGAACTTTGAGGAAGCGAGATTTCTTGGCGACTACATTCCGCCTGACGAGATCTGTGACGCCACGCTCAAGAAACCGGAAGATCCGGAGTCGATGGAGGGGTGCATCTTTCACGCCAGGTTGGCTACGCACGGTGGCCTGTCCTTGTTATTGTGGGGCGACGAGGGGTACTCGAGATTCGTTGGCAACGTTTTTCTGAACCGTTTCGAGTTGCATGACCGCGAGGGTGGAAAGTGTTTCAGCTTCGACGAGGAGGCGATCAATAGGATCAGGGGGCGTAACCCCGCGCTTGCAAGTAGCGACTTCTATCAAGTCCGACAGGGGCGCCCTTTCCTCATTGTCGTGGGCACCATGCTGGCACCGTCGGCATGGAATACACAAGGACTGGATCCCGCGCGGAAGCGCGAGCGCTACCTGTTCGAGGCGACGCCGCTGTATGTTGGAGTGGGCAAGGAATTCGAGTGTCCGTCAAACAAGGACGGAAGCGGTCGCATGCTGGTTGGCGGCGGGTATGTTGATCCTTTCGGATACGACAGCGATGCCCCGACAGATGACTCGAACCCAAAGGGTTGCTTCAGTGTTTCCTTGGGTGGCGATCGGCATCGGTTTACGCTCTCGGACATGATCGGCATGAGCAGCGCGGCGCCGGCGATATTCCTTGCCAACAACGGTTTCAAGAGCGAAATCTTTCCGGAGTTCCGCCATTGGGCGGTCGATCGCCAAAAGGTGATAAGTGATTCGGGTTTCGAGCAGGAGGCGGTCGAACTCAAGCATGGTGATGGAGGCGACATCGACAATCTTGCGCTGCTGCCGCTGCTTGCGAGGGGGGTGCAAAACATCCTGGTGTTCGTCAACACCCGCAGGAAATTCAACGAGGCGGCCAACCTTGATGCAGTAACGACCGAGGATCTCGTCGACGACGTCGTGAGCCTGTTCCGGGCAACCGAGGAACTCCCGGACAATGTGGTCTTCGAGGACGGCGCCACTGAGCTCGCCAGGCTCTGCGGAGAATTCAAGCGCAAGAGAGAAGCCGGTGAGCCGCTGGTTCACTGCCAGAGCTACCGGATCCGGGACAACGATCGGCAACGAGTCCGGGGCGACGGATACACGCCGACGATTTGCTGGGTGTACCTGGATTGCCCGCAGCGCTGGCTGGATGCGCTGCCCGCCTCCGGAACAAGCAAACTCGTTGACGATATCAGATCCAGGCGGGGCGACTTCAAGGACTTTCCCCACTACAAGACTTTCGGTGAGGGAAGCGCGGCTTTGATTGACCTCGACCGGGAACGTGTGCGAGCTCTGTCCAACCTAGCGGCATGGACGGTGTTCGAGAGCAGGGACTACATCGCGCAACATCTGGACCTTTAGGAGTAGCAATCGAGGCGGCGGTCATCGCCCACGAAGAGCAGGCACGTAAGGTCGACGAAGTCAGATCGTTGCGCTCCTGCAGCCGACGCCCGAGTACGCGATCGACAGCCAGGGACTGAACCTGTGGTACGGAACCTTTCAGGCGCTCTACGACGTCGATCTGCGCATTCGCCAAGGCATGATCACCTCGATGATCGGGCCTTCCGGATGCGGCAAGAGCACCTTCCTGCGCAGCGTCAACCGCATCAACGAGCGCCTCGGCTACGTTCGCATCGAGGGCCGCATCCAGGTCATGGGCGAGAACATTTACGACCCCTAGGTCGAGCTGGTGCAGGTGCGCAAGCAGGTGGGGATGGTTTTTCAGCGACCGAATCCGCTACCCATTTCGGTCCGTGACAACATCCTCTTCAGCCACCGGCTGCATGCCAAGGGGGGGTGGCGACGTCCACCAGGGAACTCCGGACGAGATCGTCGAGCAGTCGCTGCGCCAGGTGCTGCTGTGGGACAAGGTGAAGGACCAGCTGAAGCGCAAGGCGACCGAACTTTCCCTGGAGGAACAGCAGAAACTCTGCATCGCGCGCCTGCTGCCGGTGAAGCCGAAGATGCTGTTGATGGACGAGCCCTGCTCGGCGCTCGATCCCAAGGGGACCGAAGCGGTCGAGGAACTGCTTTGGGAGCTGCGCGGCCAGTATACGATTCTCATCGTCACCCACAACATGGCGCAGGCCCGACGCGCCAGCGAGGAGTGCGTGTTCATGCTGATGGGCAAGGTGGTCGAACATGCGCGCACCGATGAAATGTTCGTCACCCCGGCGCACAAGGAAACCGCCGACGACATCTAGGGGTGGCACGGTTTATGTGAGCGTCGTGCCAGCGACTGACGAATCTTCCCTATCTTCCAAGCGGGCGAGTTTGTACTCACCCGTGACTTTGCGTGGGGTGGTGCTGAGCCAGCATCGTTTCCGGGCAGAGCTGCTTTCCGTGATACCGCGGAAATTTCTCAGCCATTGCGGGAGCTCCTCGTCGTATCAACTCCGCAGGTGCCTTTCGGCACCTTTCTTCCCGCCAATTCCGGATCATTCGCACCCTCTCGACCCATCGCTGCAGCGCTGATCGCCATCAGGCGTTATGATCCCACTTCCGGGTGGGAAAGCAGCCGCGGGTACGGGATCACGGAAATTCACCGGCAGAAGGAGAGCGAATCATGCCGCAGCACATCGAGTTCCATGTCGACTTTACTTCGCCCTATGGCGACCGGAGCCTGGAGAAGATCGAACCGCTTGCCGATCGCAAGGCTTTCAAGGTCAAATGGCGACCGTTTTTCCTCATCGGCGGCGAACCGTTTTCCGGGGCCGATCACCGGCCACGGACCGGGCACTGGCCGACCGGCGGAGGTTTCTGATGCCTGTCCTGCAAACCCGACTCGACCCTCGCAGCGACGATTTCCGGGGCAACGTCGAAGCGATGCGCAGCATCGTCGTTGACCTGCGCGCAACGGTTGACCGGATCGCCCTCGGCGGCCCGGAAGCGGCGCGCCAGAAGCACCTTGCGCGCGGCAAGCTGCTGCCGCGCGAGCGGGTCGATGCGCTGATCGATCCCGGTTCGGCTTTCCTGGAACTGTCACAGTTGGCAGCCTACGGCATGTATGGCGAGGCGCATCCTTTCGAGGTGCCGGCGGCCTCGCTGATTACCGGCATCGGCCGCATCAATGGTGTCGAATGCATGATCGTCGCCAACGATGCGACGGTCAAGGGCGGCACCTATTACCCGCTGACGGTCAAGAAGCACCTGCGTGCGCAGGAGATCGCCGGCGAGAACCGCCTGCCATGCATCTATCTGGTCGATTCGGGCGGTGCCTTCCTGCCGATGCAGGACGAGGTCTTTCCCGACAAGGAGCATTTCGGCCGCATCTTCTACAATCAGGCCAACCTCTCGGCGGCCGGCATCCCGCAGATCGCCGTCGTGATGGGGTCGTGCACCGCTGGCGGGGCCTACGTGCCGGCGATGTCCGACGAGTCGATCATCGTCAAGGAACAGGGAACGATCTTCCTCGGCGGGCCGCCCCTGGTCAAGGCGGCGACCGGCGAGGTGGTGACCGCCGAAGAACTCGGCGGCGCCGATGTGCATACCCGGATTTCCGGCGTCGTCGATCACTACGCGGAGAACGACGCGCATGCGCTGGCGATCGCCCGCAGCATCGTCGGCAACCTCAACTGGCGCAAGCGTCCGCCGCTGAGCCTCGCCGAACCGCGCGAACCGATCTACGCGGCCGACGAACTGTACGGCGTGATCCCGACTGATGCCAGGAAACCCTTCGACGTTCGCGAGATCATCGCCCGCCTCGTCGACGGCTCCGATTTCGACGAGTTCAAGGCGCGCTACGGGACGACGATCGTCTGCGGTTTCGCTCGTCTCTGGGGCTATCCGATCGGCATTGTCGCCAACAACGGCATCCTGTTCTCGGAATCTTCGCTGAAAGCCGCGCATTTCGTCGAACTCTGCGCGCAACGCGGCATCCCGCTGCTCTTTCTGCAGAACATCACCGGTTTCATGGTCGGTCGCAAATACGAAAACGGCGGCATTGCCCGCGATGGCGCCAAGATGGTGACCGCCGTCGCCTGCGCGCGGGTCCCGAAGTTCACGGTGGTCATCGGTGGTTCCTTCGGCGCCGGCAACTACGGCATGTGCGGTCGGGCGTACTCGCCGCGTTTCCTGTGGATGTGGCCCAATGCACGCATCTCGGTGATGGGCGGCGAGCAGGCGGCGCAGGTGTTGGCAACCGTCAGGCGTGACGGCCTGGAGGCTGCCGGCAAGGCCTGGAGCGCCGACGAGGAAGCGGCCTTCATGGCGCCTATCCGTGCGCAATACGAATTGCAGGGCCATCCCTACTACGCCAGCGCCCGCCTCTGGGACGACGGCGTGATCGACCCGGCCGATACCCGTCGGGTGATCGGACTCGGTCTGTCGGCGGCGTTGAATGCCGAAGCCGAAACGACCAGGTTCGGCATTTTCCGGATGTAAGGGAGCGATGATGAGCGAGTACCAATCGATTCTCACCGAAATCGACGGTAACGTCGGCATTCTGACGCTGAACAGGGCGCAGCGGCACAACGCATTCGACGAGCAACTGATCGCCGAGATCACCGAAGGCCTGCGCGAATTCGAGGCGGACGCGCGCGTTCGCGCCGTCGTGCTGTCGTCCACCGGAAAAAGCTTCTGCGCCGGTGCCGACCTGAACTGGATGAAGCGTGTCGCCGGCTGCACTCCCGAGGAAAACCTGCTCGACGCGAAAAGGCTGGCCGAGTTGTTGTCGACACTCAACGAACTCTCGAAACCGACGCTGGCGCGTGTGCAGGGACCCGCTTACGGCGGTGGCGTCGGACTGATAGCTGCCTGCGACATTGCCATCGGGACCTACGATGCGGTGTTTGCGCTCAGCGAAGTGAAGCTGGGGATCGTGCCGGCAGTGATCAGCCCTTACGTGCTGGCGGCGATCGGCGAGCGCCACAGCCGCCGCTACATGCTGACGGCCGAGCGCTTCTCGGCCGCCGAGGCCTACCGGATCGGCCTGTTGCACGAACTCGTGCCCGGTGAGGAGCAGCTCGACGAGGCGATCGCCGAGATTCTCGACAGTCTGCTCGCCAATGGTCCGTGCGCGCAGGCCGAATGCAAGGCGCTGATTCGCATCGTTGCCGGCCAGCCGATCGATGCCGAGACCATCGACGAGACGGCACGGCGCATTACGCGCGTTCGTGCCAGTCCCGAAGGCAGGGAGGGTCTGGCGGCGTTTCTCGAAAAGCGGCAGCCCAACTGGGTGGCCGACTGAAATGGCGATTACCCGGAGACGGTTTGCATGCCCATGGCTGGCGAAAGGTTTTGCCCAATGTTTACCAAGATTCTGATTGCCAACCGTGGCGAGATTGCCTGCCGCGTGATCCGCACTGCCCGTCGCATGGGGGTGCGCACCGTCGCCGTTTTCTCCGAAGCCGACGCCAACGCCCGCCATGTTCGCCTCGCCGACGAGGC contains:
- a CDS encoding methylcrotonoyl-CoA carboxylase, whose amino-acid sequence is MPVLQTRLDPRSDDFRGNVEAMRSIVVDLRATVDRIALGGPEAARQKHLARGKLLPRERVDALIDPGSAFLELSQLAAYGMYGEAHPFEVPAASLITGIGRINGVECMIVANDATVKGGTYYPLTVKKHLRAQEIAGENRLPCIYLVDSGGAFLPMQDEVFPDKEHFGRIFYNQANLSAAGIPQIAVVMGSCTAGGAYVPAMSDESIIVKEQGTIFLGGPPLVKAATGEVVTAEELGGADVHTRISGVVDHYAENDAHALAIARSIVGNLNWRKRPPLSLAEPREPIYAADELYGVIPTDARKPFDVREIIARLVDGSDFDEFKARYGTTIVCGFARLWGYPIGIVANNGILFSESSLKAAHFVELCAQRGIPLLFLQNITGFMVGRKYENGGIARDGAKMVTAVACARVPKFTVVIGGSFGAGNYGMCGRAYSPRFLWMWPNARISVMGGEQAAQVLATVRRDGLEAAGKAWSADEEAAFMAPIRAQYELQGHPYYASARLWDDGVIDPADTRRVIGLGLSAALNAEAETTRFGIFRM
- a CDS encoding two pore domain potassium channel family protein; the encoded protein is MILINLAIGLLIMMGCLILQITFALWSVRYAVRRTDEAESGMTLLAGIRTLLMAMVIMMLGNFLQIMLWGSLFFWLGEFTDFHQAVYHSGVNFTSLGYGDVVMSTDRKLLGPLEALNGILMLGLTSAALLGILQHLTRNRQHARNRRH
- a CDS encoding enoyl-CoA hydratase/isomerase family protein, with the protein product MSEYQSILTEIDGNVGILTLNRAQRHNAFDEQLIAEITEGLREFEADARVRAVVLSSTGKSFCAGADLNWMKRVAGCTPEENLLDAKRLAELLSTLNELSKPTLARVQGPAYGGGVGLIAACDIAIGTYDAVFALSEVKLGIVPAVISPYVLAAIGERHSRRYMLTAERFSAAEAYRIGLLHELVPGEEQLDEAIAEILDSLLANGPCAQAECKALIRIVAGQPIDAETIDETARRITRVRASPEGREGLAAFLEKRQPNWVAD